ATCAGCTCCGGTGTCGTCGGGGATTTCACTCTAAAACACGAAAGAGGCACCTTTGTCGGTGCCACATCGGGGTTTGTTTTACTTGGACAATGTTTTGGTAGTCTTATCGGTGCCGTCTTGACCGCAAGATGGGATTGGAGATctattttttggtttttaaCCATTGGTTGTGGTAGTTGTTTTTTGATTGCTTTCCTTGTCTTACCGGAAACAAAGAGAACCATTGCAGGCAACCTTTCCATCAGGCctaaaaaatttatcaacagGGCCCCCATTTTTCTATTGGGTCCCGTCAGGAGAAGATTCAAGTACGATAATCCAGATTATGAGACACTAGATCGTACTGTTCCCAAACTAGACTTGTCATCCGCAGGGAAAATCCTCGTGCTTCCAGAAATTATCCTGTCCTTATTTCCGTCGGGGCTGTTATTTGCCATGTGGACATTAATGCTTTCTTCTATATCATCAGGTTTATCAGTGGCGCCATATAACTACCGCCTGGTTATAATTGGTGTCTGTTATCTACCCGGTGGTATTGGTGGTTTAATGGGTTCTTTCTTCACGGGTAGAGTGATCGACAtgtatttcaaaagaaaactgaaaaagtTTGAACTCGACAAGGCCAACGGATTGATTCCACAAGATGCAGAAATAAACATGTTCAGAGTCCGTTTAGTATGTCTTCTACCTCAGAATTTTCTGGCAGTAGTAGCCTATCTATTATTCGGCTGGAGTATAGATAAAGGCTGGAGAATCGAATCTGTTTTAATTACTTCATTTGTCTGCTCATATTGTGCAATGAGTACACTATCAACATCAACCACGCTACTGGTGGATCTGTATCCAACCAAATCATCTACAGCAAGTAGTTGTTTCAACTTTGTTAGATGCAGTTTGAGTACCATCTTCATGGGGTGTTTTGCCAAAATGAAAGCTTCAATGACTGTAGGTGGTACTTTCACATTTTTATGTGCGTTggtgtttttcttcaacttccTAATGTTCATTCCAATGAAATACGGCATGACATGGAGAGAGGACAGATTGTCGAAACAACAAATATAGCCCCTGTTAATACCATAGAacctttcaaagaaaaggaaactaCAAGGTAATCATTAATTTTGCATTCTTTAATCTAATAGACACATATTTTgcatatatttttataagCACAATTTATAGACTTTTCATGTACTTTTTAAAAATTAAATCAAAGTATTTTGCTTTGTTAATCTTCAGAgtcattattttcttgcTAAAAGAACCGGCGAGTAAAATGCAAAGTGTTATCTGACAAAAAGTTTattatgatgaaaaata
The Saccharomyces kudriavzevii IFO 1802 strain IFO1802 genome assembly, chromosome: 14 DNA segment above includes these coding regions:
- the AQR1 gene encoding Aqr1p (similar to Saccharomyces cerevisiae AQR1 (YNL065W) and QDR1 (YIL120W); ancestral locus Anc_2.242), with the translated sequence MSRSNSIYTEDIEMYPTPNEQHPTREYTIPNGETKSEKLNLEGGYVNSHGTLSKATTREIEGDLESETSSHSGDDKIDPQQQITAETGAPYTLLSYGQKWGMVAILTMCGFWSSLGSPIYYPALRQLEKQFNVDENMINITVVVYLLFQGVSPTISGGLADCFGRRPIILAGMLIYVVASIGLACAPSYGVIIFLRCIQSIGISPTIAISSGVVGDFTLKHERGTFVGATSGFVLLGQCFGSLIGAVLTARWDWRSIFWFLTIGCGSCFLIAFLVLPETKRTIAGNLSIRPKKFINRAPIFLLGPVRRRFKYDNPDYETLDRTVPKLDLSSAGKILVLPEIILSLFPSGLLFAMWTLMLSSISSGLSVAPYNYRLVIIGVCYLPGGIGGLMGSFFTGRVIDMYFKRKLKKFELDKANGLIPQDAEINMFRVRLVCLLPQNFLAVVAYLLFGWSIDKGWRIESVLITSFVCSYCAMSTLSTSTTLLVDLYPTKSSTASSCFNFVRCSLSTIFMGCFAKMKASMTVGGTFTFLCALVFFFNFLMFIPMKYGMTWREDRLSKQQI